The Deinococcus hopiensis KR-140 sequence GCGGCGTGGCCGGGCACATCCAGCAGCTCCACCGCCACGCCGCCCAGGGTCAGGCGGCCCACATCGGGCAGGGGCTGCGCCGGACTGGCCGGGGCCAGCAGAAACTTGTTTTGCAGCTCGCGTGGGGGCCGGGCGCCGAACAGCGACAGGGGTTCGAGGATGGGGTGGTGGATGATCGCGGCTTCCAGCGGCGGTGCAAAGACTGCCAGCCCCGGGCAGCGGGCCAGCAGAAAGGCGTTCCCCCCGTGGTGGTCTGCGTGGCTGTGCGTGTTGAGGACGGCGCTGGGCGTCAACCCCGCTGCCTCCAGCGCCCGCAGCAGTTTGCGCGCGTGCGACTCGTCCAGACCCGTGTCCACCACCAGCGCGCCGCCCACACCGTTTTCGGCGACCACACTGTTGACGGCTCCGGGCAGGACGTGGATTCCGGGGGCCAGCGGCTGGAGAAGGGGAGCGGGCATGGCCCCAGCGTAATGGAGGGGCGGGGGACCGTCAGGCGTCAGCCCCTGTCTAAGCGCCGCCCCCTTTCGGCCCACCGTTCACATCCATACACTGGGCCCCATGTCCGGCACAGGCCCCACGAGTCCCTTTATGCGCTGGTTTCTGGAAACCGATCAGCCCGAGCGCGAGGGCTTTTACGAAGAAGACAGGGCCGCGCAGGCCCAGCACCACACCCATCCGTGGTGGAAGGTCATGTGCCTGACGGGCGTGGACTACTTTTCCAGCTTGGGCTACGCACCGGGGTTGTCCTTCCTGTATGCCGGAACGCTGGCCCCACTCGCCACGCTGGTGCTGGTGCTCGTGACGCTGTTGGGAGCGCTGCCCATGTACCGCCGGGTGGCATTTGAAAGCCCTCACGGCGACGGCTCGCTGAGCATGCTCGAACGCCTGCTGAGCTACTGGCCCAGCAAACTGCTTGTGCTGGCGCTGCTGGGCTTTGTCGCCACGGGCTTTATCATCACCATCA is a genomic window containing:
- a CDS encoding MBL fold metallo-hydrolase, coding for MPAPLLQPLAPGIHVLPGAVNSVVAENGVGGALVVDTGLDESHARKLLRALEAAGLTPSAVLNTHSHADHHGGNAFLLARCPGLAVFAPPLEAAIIHHPILEPLSLFGARPPRELQNKFLLAPASPAQPLPDVGRLTLGGVAVELLDVPGHAAQMVAVRFGDVLYAADALFGPEALAKHPLTFCADSAAQKASATRLGELGGVRLTLPGHGESTEDLPGLVAANLAAYERTTRAVLEGLEAGEATVDVLLARVCRRLGVEMANAGAVVLNRAVVSAHLTELLETGRAVLRVRDNELRFTAQV